In Chryseobacterium gleum, a single genomic region encodes these proteins:
- a CDS encoding aminotransferase class I/II-fold pyridoxal phosphate-dependent enzyme: protein MSNNTSRFQESLDKRKEEGTLRRLRLRSDGIDFYSNDYLGFAKSKELQSLLLQKVTENPQLLSGSTGSRLISGNSDIVVSLENEIARKHHFESTLLFPSGYNANLALFSTLPSRHDTVIVDEQIHRSVHDACKLSNAKKLKFKHNDTDDLENILRRQEGHCYIAIESLYSMEGDFAPLQEIASIASTYKASLIVDEAHAFGVFGYGLIEKLQLQNHVSAVVVTYGKALGAHGSAILCNETVKSYLINFASPFIYTTSAQDFQWMSIKTGYEFLDQNHELAEKLKNNVKVFRSRNLQSPSAETSPVQAIVIPDNQRLKALQNTLSEEGFLTYAIYSPTVKEGSERLRICLHSFNTEEEIINLTGIIKEFI, encoded by the coding sequence ATGTCTAACAATACTTCGCGCTTTCAGGAATCCCTTGACAAAAGAAAAGAGGAAGGAACATTAAGACGTTTAAGACTTCGCTCTGACGGAATTGATTTTTATTCCAATGATTATCTTGGGTTTGCAAAAAGTAAGGAACTTCAAAGCTTGCTACTTCAAAAGGTTACGGAAAACCCTCAACTGCTTTCAGGAAGCACAGGTTCAAGGTTAATCAGCGGGAACAGTGATATTGTAGTTTCCTTGGAAAATGAGATTGCTCGGAAACATCATTTTGAATCGACATTGCTTTTTCCGTCAGGATATAATGCCAACCTTGCTTTGTTTTCAACGCTTCCCAGCCGTCATGATACAGTGATTGTGGATGAACAGATTCATCGGTCGGTACATGATGCGTGTAAGCTTTCGAATGCTAAAAAACTGAAGTTTAAGCATAATGATACTGACGATCTTGAAAATATTTTAAGGAGACAAGAAGGTCATTGTTATATCGCGATAGAAAGCCTTTATTCTATGGAAGGAGATTTTGCTCCTCTTCAGGAAATCGCTTCAATCGCCAGTACATATAAAGCTTCTTTAATTGTCGATGAAGCCCATGCCTTCGGAGTTTTTGGATATGGCTTGATTGAAAAATTACAGTTACAGAACCATGTTTCAGCAGTAGTTGTGACGTACGGAAAAGCTCTTGGGGCTCATGGATCAGCTATTCTTTGCAATGAAACAGTGAAATCTTACCTGATCAATTTTGCAAGTCCGTTCATCTATACCACATCAGCACAGGATTTTCAGTGGATGAGCATCAAAACAGGATATGAATTTTTAGACCAAAACCATGAACTGGCTGAAAAGCTTAAGAATAATGTCAAAGTTTTCCGAAGCAGAAATTTACAGTCTCCATCAGCAGAAACCAGTCCTGTTCAGGCTATTGTGATCCCGGACAATCAAAGACTGAAAGCATTACAGAACACTTTATCTGAAGAAGGATTTTTAACCTATGCCATCTACAGCCCCACAGTAAAAGAAGGAAGCGAACGCTTAAGAATATGCCTTCACAGCTTTAACACTGAAGAAGAAATTATAAATCTGACAGGAATTATTAAAGAATTTATATAA
- a CDS encoding AMP-binding protein: MKILENVIANKKLAFTDASTGTTIPVGTLYRSLGLNPVEKGLLFLYNDNQLSSIEVLLNFYGTAHTIAVLGQKLHEEFKERIEAEYRPKYIFDPQREAIEGYTLKAFSDHISIFTKDDYRSEVTIHPEIKILLSTSGTTGVPKLVKLSDESLYQNALSILQYMPVQRTDVVPLNVPINFVYGFSIFTTNCMRARRIVCTDKDIMQKAFWDEMEEYGYSTLGGVPFLYENLNRIGFFRKDSPSLRYFTHTGGVINAELRKTIFSYCHEFKKEFFAQYGQTEAGGRMAYLTTEGLLEEETSIGNVVEKGSFKIDPETDELLFSHVSIFGGYAHKLEDLATYEQPSVLHTGDTARKGENGIYYITGRIKRIMKLFGIRLNLDEVEFILKNEMRGNTFVCLNANDKKIVVLYDNPEIDPHIITETIKNKLRINPQYVRTERIESFPLSQNGKINYPLLQNLQHENI, from the coding sequence ATGAAAATTTTAGAAAATGTAATTGCCAATAAGAAACTGGCGTTTACAGATGCTTCCACCGGTACAACAATACCGGTGGGAACACTGTACCGGTCTTTAGGTTTAAACCCCGTAGAAAAAGGGCTGCTCTTTTTATACAATGACAATCAGTTGTCAAGTATTGAAGTGCTGCTCAATTTTTACGGAACAGCACATACCATTGCGGTATTGGGGCAGAAACTACATGAGGAATTCAAAGAACGTATTGAGGCAGAATACCGTCCGAAATACATATTTGATCCACAGAGAGAAGCCATTGAAGGATACACTCTGAAAGCATTTTCAGACCATATCAGTATCTTTACAAAGGATGATTATAGGAGTGAGGTTACCATTCATCCTGAGATTAAAATCCTTTTGAGTACTTCAGGGACAACAGGTGTTCCGAAACTGGTTAAATTATCTGATGAAAGCCTTTATCAGAACGCATTGAGCATCCTTCAGTATATGCCGGTTCAGAGAACGGATGTAGTTCCTTTAAATGTTCCGATCAACTTCGTATATGGATTCTCTATTTTCACCACTAACTGTATGCGTGCCAGAAGAATCGTGTGTACAGATAAAGACATTATGCAGAAAGCATTCTGGGATGAAATGGAGGAGTATGGCTACAGTACTTTGGGCGGAGTCCCTTTCCTTTATGAAAATCTGAACAGAATTGGATTTTTCAGAAAAGATTCTCCAAGTCTCAGATATTTTACCCACACCGGAGGCGTGATTAATGCAGAGTTGAGAAAAACGATTTTCTCTTATTGTCATGAGTTTAAAAAAGAATTCTTTGCACAATACGGACAAACGGAAGCAGGAGGAAGAATGGCTTATCTAACCACAGAAGGATTGCTGGAAGAAGAAACATCAATCGGAAATGTGGTAGAAAAAGGAAGCTTCAAAATTGATCCTGAAACGGACGAATTACTGTTTTCTCATGTCAGTATTTTCGGAGGCTATGCCCATAAACTGGAGGATCTTGCCACTTATGAGCAGCCTTCCGTACTGCATACCGGGGATACCGCCAGAAAAGGTGAGAACGGAATTTATTATATCACAGGTAGAATAAAGCGTATCATGAAGCTTTTCGGAATACGTCTTAATCTGGATGAGGTAGAATTTATCCTTAAAAATGAAATGCGGGGCAATACTTTCGTATGTCTGAATGCCAATGATAAAAAAATCGTGGTATTGTATGACAATCCGGAAATAGATCCTCATATCATCACCGAAACCATTAAAAATAAACTGCGTATTAACCCCCAATATGTACGCACAGAACGTATAGAATCATTCCCATTATCACAAAACGGTAAAATAAACTATCCCCTGTTACAAAACTTACAGCATGAAAACATCTAA
- the bioB gene encoding biotin synthase BioB → MDTKTTLRNNWTKEEIEEIYHLPLMELIYKAATVHREWHDPSEVQISTLLSIKTGGCPEDCSYCGQAARYHTNIKVQALLPTETVIAHAQKAKDSGSSRFCMAAAWREVRNNRDFDRVIDMVKGVNDLGLEVCCTLGMLTEEQAVRLQEAGLYAYNHNLDTSEQYYEEIISTRTFDNRINTINNVRKAGITVCSGGIIGLGETHRDRISMLLTLATMPKHPESVPINALARVAGTPLADNEKVDTWEMVRMIATARIVMPSSMVRLSAGRIEMSETEQAWCFMAGANSIFTGERETLLVTPNPGVSEDMQMLQTLGLKPMMKKETCC, encoded by the coding sequence ATGGATACAAAAACAACATTGAGAAACAACTGGACTAAAGAAGAAATTGAGGAAATTTACCATTTACCTCTGATGGAACTGATCTATAAAGCAGCCACCGTACACCGCGAATGGCATGATCCTTCTGAAGTGCAAATCTCTACTTTATTATCTATCAAAACCGGTGGATGTCCTGAAGACTGCTCCTACTGCGGACAGGCAGCCCGTTATCACACCAACATCAAAGTACAGGCTTTATTGCCTACAGAAACCGTAATTGCCCATGCACAAAAAGCAAAAGATTCGGGATCTTCAAGGTTCTGTATGGCGGCAGCATGGCGTGAAGTTCGTAATAACCGTGATTTTGACAGGGTAATTGACATGGTGAAAGGAGTAAACGACCTTGGTCTTGAAGTCTGCTGTACGTTAGGAATGCTTACGGAAGAACAGGCTGTAAGGCTTCAGGAAGCCGGATTGTACGCTTACAATCACAACCTTGATACTTCTGAGCAGTATTATGAGGAGATCATCTCTACCAGAACTTTTGACAACAGAATCAATACGATCAACAATGTAAGAAAAGCAGGAATCACAGTATGTTCTGGAGGAATTATCGGGCTTGGCGAAACCCATAGAGACAGGATTTCAATGCTTTTGACGTTAGCAACAATGCCAAAACATCCGGAATCCGTTCCTATCAATGCATTGGCAAGAGTAGCAGGAACGCCGCTGGCTGATAATGAAAAAGTAGATACCTGGGAAATGGTAAGAATGATTGCTACAGCAAGAATCGTAATGCCTTCTTCTATGGTAAGACTAAGTGCCGGGCGTATAGAAATGTCTGAAACAGAGCAGGCATGGTGCTTTATGGCAGGTGCTAATTCTATTTTCACAGGAGAAAGAGAAACCCTTTTAGTAACACCTAATCCGGGTGTATCTGAAGATATGCAGATGCTGCAGACCTTAGGACTGAAACCTATGATGAAAAAAGAAACATGCTGTTAG
- a CDS encoding TonB-dependent receptor produces MKTSKTLILLLGLTLSSNSLSAQQGDRIHGKIMLSEKAPVKNAVLRLVNTSYQAKTNNLGEYYFENVPPGEYTLQVVLNDIELMREPIHIQKDVYEIPAIYAPLHNNVIEGITVYAVSRNKFLDKDSTSVAKMPLKVLENPQAYTSINQQIMKEQLTYDISEVLKNVPGMVKMQGSPGRGSGDGSFYYSLRGFPTKVSMVDGVPATTNGEIDPADLERLEVIKGPSGTLYGGAVTSFGGLINAVTKKPKDYFGGEASYLMGSYNLNRVTADVYGPMTESRNMLFRLNAAYQYQNGFRDSEFRKSFFVAPTISYQVNDRLKFNLGAQIYNYEGTNTPIIFLPRTRAYFAHNPDELGFDWKKSYSNNDITLKAPSINVKAEANYKISDQWTSQTLLSRNFRKTEGLYQYQFIRGNTSDAMLERNVQWQNSEASSTSIQQNFNGEFNIGKIKNKVLIGLDYLNQSINNNHSPIVVYDNINGQTLAGYANITRDLVLQKIQTSTAPLVRNSSASNLYGAYISNVTYITDRLITLLSLRMDHYESKGQLNLNTNIRNDDFNQTAWSPKVGIVYQILKDQLSAYGNYMNGFSYTAPVAQQLPDISGDMKPQMANQWEVGIKGNLWRNKVNFTVGYYDILVDNIQRGSGVIRDGKEYNIVVQDGTQRSKGIEIETIMNPVQGLNIIAGYSYNHSRYEKADPAVDGRRPESAGPANVFNSWISYILPIKGLQGLGIGFGVNRVGKQITGNKTVTGQFAFPAYTLVNASISLEKERYRLGFKMNNLGNAQYFAGQGVVVAQMPRNFVAEVSFKF; encoded by the coding sequence ATGAAAACATCTAAAACCCTTATATTACTTCTTGGTCTTACTTTATCTTCCAACTCGCTTTCTGCACAGCAGGGCGACAGAATTCATGGCAAAATCATGCTGTCTGAAAAAGCACCGGTAAAAAACGCTGTTTTAAGACTTGTCAACACGTCTTATCAGGCAAAAACCAATAATTTAGGAGAATATTACTTTGAAAATGTGCCACCTGGAGAATATACGCTTCAGGTGGTTTTAAATGACATCGAACTGATGAGGGAACCCATCCACATTCAGAAAGATGTCTATGAAATCCCTGCGATCTACGCTCCTTTACACAACAATGTGATTGAAGGAATTACCGTATATGCAGTGAGCAGAAATAAATTTTTGGATAAAGACAGTACTTCAGTGGCTAAAATGCCTCTGAAAGTGCTTGAAAATCCACAGGCTTATACCAGCATCAACCAGCAGATCATGAAGGAACAGCTTACTTACGATATTTCGGAAGTACTGAAAAACGTTCCGGGTATGGTAAAAATGCAGGGTAGCCCGGGAAGAGGTTCCGGAGACGGAAGTTTCTACTACAGCCTTAGAGGTTTTCCTACCAAAGTATCCATGGTAGATGGTGTTCCTGCAACCACCAACGGAGAGATAGATCCTGCCGATCTTGAGCGTCTTGAAGTGATCAAAGGACCTTCAGGAACATTGTACGGAGGTGCGGTAACTTCCTTTGGAGGTTTGATTAACGCAGTAACCAAAAAACCGAAAGACTATTTCGGAGGCGAGGCTTCTTATCTGATGGGAAGCTACAACCTGAACCGCGTAACCGCTGATGTGTACGGACCAATGACAGAATCCAGAAATATGTTATTCCGTTTAAATGCAGCGTATCAGTATCAGAACGGATTCAGGGATTCTGAATTCAGGAAGTCTTTCTTTGTGGCTCCTACAATAAGCTATCAGGTGAATGACAGATTGAAATTTAATTTGGGAGCCCAAATCTACAATTATGAAGGAACCAATACGCCGATTATTTTCCTTCCGAGAACAAGAGCCTATTTTGCCCATAATCCTGATGAACTGGGCTTCGACTGGAAAAAGTCTTATTCTAATAATGATATTACTTTAAAAGCACCTTCGATCAATGTAAAAGCAGAAGCAAATTACAAAATTTCAGATCAATGGACTTCACAGACTTTGCTTTCAAGAAACTTCAGAAAAACAGAAGGATTATACCAATATCAGTTTATCAGGGGAAATACAAGTGATGCCATGCTGGAACGCAATGTGCAGTGGCAGAACTCAGAAGCTTCTTCTACAAGTATTCAGCAAAACTTTAATGGAGAGTTTAATATTGGAAAAATTAAAAACAAAGTATTGATAGGGTTAGATTATTTAAACCAATCTATCAACAACAACCATTCCCCGATTGTGGTGTACGACAATATCAACGGGCAAACTTTAGCAGGTTATGCCAATATCACAAGAGATCTTGTACTGCAGAAAATCCAGACGTCTACAGCTCCTCTGGTAAGAAATAGTTCTGCATCAAACCTTTATGGAGCCTATATTTCAAACGTTACTTATATTACAGACCGTTTGATTACGCTTTTAAGCTTACGTATGGATCACTATGAAAGTAAAGGACAGCTTAACCTGAATACCAATATCCGTAACGATGATTTCAATCAAACTGCATGGTCTCCGAAAGTAGGTATTGTATATCAGATTCTTAAAGACCAGTTATCTGCCTATGGTAATTATATGAATGGTTTCAGCTATACAGCACCTGTTGCGCAGCAGCTTCCGGACATTAGCGGAGATATGAAACCACAGATGGCCAATCAGTGGGAAGTAGGAATCAAGGGAAATCTTTGGAGAAACAAAGTGAACTTCACGGTTGGATACTACGATATTCTTGTGGATAATATCCAGAGAGGAAGCGGTGTAATCCGCGACGGAAAAGAATACAATATTGTTGTTCAGGATGGAACACAAAGAAGTAAAGGGATTGAAATCGAAACCATCATGAATCCTGTTCAGGGATTAAACATCATAGCCGGATACAGCTATAATCACAGCAGATATGAAAAAGCTGATCCTGCTGTAGATGGGCGCCGTCCGGAATCTGCAGGTCCTGCCAATGTATTCAATTCATGGATCAGTTATATCCTTCCGATCAAAGGACTACAGGGACTTGGAATTGGTTTCGGGGTAAACCGCGTAGGAAAACAGATTACCGGAAATAAAACTGTTACCGGACAGTTTGCATTCCCAGCCTATACCTTAGTGAATGCTTCCATTTCTCTCGAAAAAGAAAGATACAGATTAGGATTTAAAATGAATAACCTGGGAAATGCACAATATTTTGCAGGGCAGGGAGTGGTAGTCGCTCAGATGCCTCGCAATTTCGTTGCTGAGGTAAGCTTTAAATTTTAA
- the bioD gene encoding dethiobiotin synthase: MKLFITGIGTEIGKTVCSAVLVQHFKTEYWKPIQSGDLHYTDSHKIEAWTDTNVCHPETYRLQLAASPHQSAREENISISLNDFQLPKTANPLIVEGAGGLMVPISDTTFMIDLIEELNLPAALVVRNYLGCINHSLLSILALRQREIPLEYLILNGDFPEDTERVICSFIEKETKMIKIPEIMNTDKESIHLAAKQLTITKIG, encoded by the coding sequence ATGAAATTATTTATAACAGGAATAGGAACCGAAATAGGAAAAACAGTCTGCTCAGCCGTCTTGGTTCAGCATTTTAAAACAGAATACTGGAAACCCATACAGTCTGGTGATCTGCATTATACAGACAGTCATAAAATTGAAGCATGGACAGATACGAACGTCTGCCATCCGGAAACTTACCGGTTACAGCTGGCTGCATCACCACATCAATCGGCAAGAGAAGAAAATATCTCGATCAGTCTGAATGATTTTCAACTCCCCAAAACAGCCAACCCACTGATTGTAGAAGGAGCCGGAGGTCTTATGGTACCTATTTCAGACACTACCTTTATGATCGATCTGATTGAGGAATTAAACCTTCCGGCAGCATTGGTTGTAAGGAACTATCTTGGCTGCATCAATCACAGTTTACTATCAATCTTAGCTTTACGACAGAGAGAAATACCATTGGAATATCTAATTCTTAACGGAGATTTCCCGGAAGATACAGAAAGAGTGATCTGCAGTTTTATCGAAAAAGAAACAAAAATGATAAAGATTCCGGAAATCATGAATACAGATAAGGAATCTATACACCTTGCTGCAAAGCAATTAACAATAACAAAAATAGGATAA
- a CDS encoding PLP-dependent aminotransferase family protein, which translates to MDSPVRIPYESFIKIDRKSETSIYLQIANQLINAIQRGVLPFGTKLPGTRTFSEMLEIHRNTAVAVYDELSAQGWTESFPNKGTFVIGKDQEKPVKLNDFKQNNLQNYPVSTGFSFKTSNILDNPFEHSNCEYVFNDGVPDIRLTQIGQHSRFYSSILKRKSSQKAFGHYNHDGSEFFKEHLSQYLNLSRGLPISKNNLLITRSTEMSIYIVSEILLSAGDTVLVGALSYFSVNMIFMKAGVDIVSIPIDEEGIMVESVREACKKQKIRMLYLTPHHHYPTTVALSAQRRFELLELANEYGFIILEDDYDYEFHYDKSPILPLASADTNGMVIYIGSFGKSLAPGFRTGFIVAPENLMTEMRKYLGIIDRQGDILMERALGEMIAEGEINRYLKKSLKVYQERRDYFSALLEENLGDFITFQRPSGGLAIWLEWNIPLNLMQLSRNCAKDNLFIPKTLLYQNKDLTAMRLGFGDLNVEEMNKGIEVFSKNVKELIS; encoded by the coding sequence ATGGATAGTCCGGTTAGAATTCCTTATGAAAGTTTTATAAAGATTGATAGAAAATCTGAGACTTCTATTTATCTACAGATTGCGAATCAATTGATCAATGCCATTCAGCGTGGCGTTTTACCTTTTGGAACGAAACTTCCGGGAACAAGAACCTTCAGCGAGATGCTGGAAATCCACAGAAATACGGCGGTTGCGGTTTACGATGAACTGTCGGCCCAGGGTTGGACAGAGAGTTTTCCCAACAAAGGAACTTTTGTGATCGGAAAAGATCAGGAAAAACCTGTTAAACTGAATGATTTTAAACAGAATAATCTTCAAAACTACCCTGTTTCGACTGGTTTTTCATTCAAAACATCCAATATTTTAGATAATCCTTTCGAGCATTCCAATTGTGAATATGTCTTTAATGATGGAGTGCCGGATATCCGTTTAACACAAATCGGACAGCATTCCCGGTTTTACAGTTCTATCCTGAAACGTAAATCCAGTCAGAAAGCTTTCGGACATTATAATCATGACGGAAGTGAATTTTTTAAGGAACATTTATCCCAATATCTGAATCTTTCCCGCGGACTTCCTATTTCCAAGAACAATCTGCTCATCACCCGAAGCACGGAAATGAGTATTTATATTGTTTCTGAAATTCTTCTCTCGGCTGGTGATACCGTATTAGTAGGAGCTTTGAGTTATTTCTCCGTCAATATGATCTTTATGAAAGCTGGGGTTGATATTGTTTCTATTCCCATTGATGAGGAAGGAATTATGGTGGAAAGCGTAAGAGAAGCCTGTAAAAAGCAGAAAATACGGATGCTTTACCTTACTCCGCATCACCACTATCCCACTACCGTTGCTTTGAGTGCTCAGAGACGTTTTGAGTTGCTGGAACTGGCCAATGAATACGGATTTATTATCCTGGAAGACGATTATGATTATGAATTTCATTATGATAAAAGTCCGATTCTTCCTTTAGCCAGTGCAGATACGAACGGAATGGTGATCTACATAGGTTCTTTCGGGAAATCTCTGGCTCCCGGATTCAGGACAGGATTTATTGTAGCTCCGGAAAATCTGATGACAGAAATGCGCAAATACCTGGGAATTATTGACCGTCAGGGCGATATTCTGATGGAAAGGGCGCTTGGAGAGATGATTGCTGAAGGGGAAATCAACCGTTATCTGAAGAAATCTTTAAAAGTCTACCAGGAAAGGCGTGATTATTTTTCTGCATTGTTAGAAGAAAATCTTGGGGATTTTATTACTTTTCAAAGACCTTCCGGAGGGCTTGCTATATGGCTGGAATGGAATATTCCACTGAATCTGATGCAGCTGAGCAGGAATTGTGCGAAAGACAATCTTTTTATTCCCAAAACATTATTGTATCAGAATAAAGATCTTACGGCAATGCGTCTGGGTTTTGGGGATTTGAATGTTGAAGAGATGAATAAAGGAATTGAGGTGTTTTCAAAAAATGTGAAAGAATTGATAAGCTGA
- the bioA gene encoding adenosylmethionine--8-amino-7-oxononanoate transaminase has protein sequence MNTLTKEISLQERDKAVNWHPYTQMKTAEDAIPIVKGKGIYLYDNEGKKYLDVVSSWWVTLHGHSHPYIAQRVFEQLNTLEQVIFAGFTHEPAVKLSENLLNLLPSGQEKVFYSDNGSTAVEVALKMCIQYAYNKGQKKTKILAFKNAYHGDTFGAMSVSGKSFWTRPFESMLFEVVFIDTPNAENLESLRSQIKELADEVACFIYEPLVQGAAGMLMYKAEDLSQMMKFCREEGILMIQDEVFTGFGRTGKLFAADYLTEKPDIMCFSKGLTGGTMPMGITTCSNDIYEAFLSEDRYKTLFHGHSFTANPLACTAALASMELLLTNETQMNINRITHQHSEFVKALALHPCVEKVRQIGTILAFDFKTGNGTSYFNEIGKKLYNEFLQRGIIMRPLGNVIYLVPPYCITSEELEFVYQNITEVLDQFKQ, from the coding sequence ATGAATACATTAACCAAAGAAATCAGCCTGCAGGAGAGAGATAAAGCGGTCAACTGGCACCCTTATACCCAGATGAAAACGGCTGAAGATGCCATTCCCATTGTAAAAGGGAAAGGGATTTATCTTTATGATAACGAAGGAAAAAAATATCTGGATGTTGTTTCATCATGGTGGGTAACGTTGCACGGTCATTCACATCCTTATATTGCCCAACGTGTATTTGAACAGTTAAATACACTGGAGCAGGTTATTTTTGCAGGCTTCACTCATGAACCAGCCGTGAAGCTTTCAGAAAATTTACTGAATCTTCTTCCATCTGGTCAGGAAAAAGTTTTTTATTCTGATAACGGATCTACAGCGGTAGAAGTAGCCTTGAAAATGTGTATTCAATATGCATATAATAAAGGACAAAAGAAAACAAAGATTTTAGCTTTTAAAAATGCTTATCACGGAGATACCTTCGGAGCCATGTCTGTAAGCGGTAAAAGTTTCTGGACAAGACCTTTTGAAAGCATGCTGTTTGAAGTTGTTTTCATTGATACACCCAATGCAGAAAATCTTGAAAGTCTTCGATCACAAATTAAAGAGTTGGCCGATGAAGTAGCATGTTTTATTTATGAACCATTGGTTCAAGGGGCAGCCGGAATGTTGATGTATAAAGCTGAAGATCTCAGCCAGATGATGAAATTCTGCAGAGAAGAAGGTATTCTGATGATTCAGGATGAAGTTTTTACAGGATTCGGAAGGACAGGAAAACTTTTCGCAGCAGATTATCTTACAGAAAAACCGGATATCATGTGCTTTTCAAAAGGGCTTACCGGTGGAACGATGCCTATGGGAATCACGACCTGTTCTAATGACATCTATGAGGCATTTCTTTCTGAAGACCGTTATAAAACCTTATTCCACGGGCATTCGTTTACAGCCAATCCTTTAGCCTGTACAGCGGCTCTTGCCAGTATGGAATTGCTACTTACAAATGAAACTCAAATGAATATCAACCGCATTACTCATCAACATTCAGAGTTTGTAAAAGCACTTGCTTTACATCCTTGTGTAGAAAAGGTTAGACAGATCGGGACTATTTTAGCGTTCGATTTCAAAACCGGGAATGGGACTTCTTATTTCAATGAAATAGGGAAGAAGCTCTACAATGAATTCTTACAGAGAGGGATTATTATGAGGCCGCTGGGAAATGTCATTTATCTGGTTCCCCCATATTGTATTACATCCGAAGAATTGGAATTTGTCTATCAGAATATTACGGAAGTTCTGGATCAGTTTAAACAATAA
- a CDS encoding PepSY-associated TM helix domain-containing protein: MKLKLRKIAYQLHLWLGLTSGLIVVIMAATGCILSFEEELKHIVYPNRYFVENIGRQKLSLSELTEKAEKALPEGLKVKRVVMPSDPSRTYIFRTLKMDNEAWTYWGTYLYYYRIYVDPYTGKVQEVEDAKKDFFEIILDLHRRLLLGEKIGKAITSYSTLIFAVILLSGLVIWYPRKMSKAMLKGMFFIKISANWKRINYDAHNVLGFYAIIPLLLISYSALIWSFEDVDQWVKNTLNGNIPTEKQVKSTIPSEKFSNRENILNLIGNTMKKGLKDKKSALVNFPRSEEGTYYAELTYDGRQYRNEHFNFDQYSGEVLKSQSYKSKNIGYGTALRERNYDLHTGSILGITSRIIYFLAAMIATSLPITGFIIYLNRKKKKPKHKKNKIVYPSHH, translated from the coding sequence ATGAAATTAAAGTTGAGAAAAATTGCCTATCAGCTACATCTATGGCTCGGACTCACGTCCGGGCTTATCGTTGTTATTATGGCAGCTACCGGATGTATCCTTTCTTTTGAAGAAGAATTAAAACATATTGTTTATCCCAACAGATATTTTGTTGAAAATATTGGCAGACAAAAACTTTCATTGTCTGAGCTCACGGAAAAAGCAGAAAAAGCACTTCCTGAAGGATTGAAAGTCAAAAGGGTAGTCATGCCTTCCGATCCCTCACGAACCTATATATTCCGTACCTTAAAAATGGATAACGAAGCATGGACGTATTGGGGAACTTATCTTTATTATTATCGGATTTACGTAGATCCTTACACAGGAAAAGTACAGGAAGTGGAAGATGCAAAAAAAGACTTCTTCGAAATTATACTGGATCTTCACCGAAGACTTCTGCTGGGGGAGAAAATCGGAAAAGCGATTACCAGTTATTCCACATTGATATTTGCAGTCATCCTTTTATCTGGGCTTGTGATATGGTATCCCCGAAAAATGAGTAAAGCCATGCTGAAAGGAATGTTTTTTATTAAAATATCGGCCAATTGGAAAAGAATCAACTATGATGCTCATAATGTCTTAGGATTTTATGCCATCATTCCTTTACTCTTAATATCTTATTCTGCATTGATATGGAGCTTTGAAGATGTAGATCAATGGGTAAAGAACACACTGAACGGAAACATTCCAACAGAAAAGCAAGTCAAAAGTACAATTCCTTCCGAAAAATTTTCAAACCGTGAAAATATCCTCAATCTCATTGGAAATACCATGAAAAAAGGATTAAAAGACAAAAAATCAGCACTTGTCAATTTTCCAAGATCGGAAGAAGGAACCTATTATGCTGAGCTGACTTATGACGGCAGGCAATACAGGAATGAACATTTTAATTTTGATCAATATTCAGGAGAAGTTTTAAAATCTCAATCATATAAAAGTAAAAATATCGGATATGGAACCGCATTAAGAGAAAGAAATTATGATCTTCACACCGGAAGTATCTTGGGAATAACGAGCAGAATCATTTATTTTCTGGCAGCAATGATCGCAACATCACTTCCCATCACTGGTTTTATCATCTATTTAAATAGAAAAAAGAAGAAACCAAAACATAAGAAAAACAAAATAGTTTATCCTTCTCATCATTAA